The Tenacibaculum jejuense genome includes a window with the following:
- a CDS encoding LamG domain-containing protein, with protein MKLKNLIFIISIIFGVACSSGNDNTPEQVDGDTTDGSTDSGNDSDNAAETWMTIPVPANAGDGMTWEFQSDISDDFEYEFAGQPNLAEFGNGKWTNFYHNQWDGPGATIWKHENVTVSGGNLRLITTREPGEMKTYTSGSDTYTDKATRLGCITSTKRVKYPVYVETRVKAANAFFASDIWMLSPDDTQEIDILEAYGAQNPRNGQQWFSERFHISHHVFIRNPFQDYQPKDVSTWQKIDGYPFVSSDWVRIGVYWKSPTHLEYYINGNLVKVMDNLDTVGGKDGIDPLGYTSPNQTADNTRTGLNKEMDIIINAEVQNWNAAADRFPTDEEIANSPEDHVLKIDWIRVFKPVSK; from the coding sequence ATGAAGCTTAAAAATTTAATTTTTATAATTAGCATAATCTTTGGTGTTGCTTGTTCATCTGGAAACGATAATACTCCTGAACAAGTAGACGGAGATACTACAGATGGAAGTACAGATTCAGGAAATGATTCTGATAATGCAGCAGAAACTTGGATGACAATTCCTGTTCCTGCTAATGCTGGCGATGGAATGACTTGGGAATTTCAATCAGATATTTCAGATGATTTTGAATATGAATTCGCTGGACAACCGAATTTAGCAGAATTTGGGAATGGAAAATGGACTAACTTTTATCATAACCAATGGGACGGACCTGGAGCGACCATTTGGAAACATGAAAACGTAACAGTTTCCGGTGGTAATTTACGTTTAATTACTACAAGAGAACCAGGAGAAATGAAAACATATACTTCAGGTTCAGATACATATACAGATAAAGCTACTCGTTTGGGATGTATTACCTCAACAAAAAGAGTCAAATATCCTGTTTATGTTGAAACTAGAGTAAAAGCTGCGAATGCATTTTTCGCTTCTGATATTTGGATGTTGAGTCCAGATGATACACAAGAAATAGACATTTTAGAAGCTTACGGAGCTCAAAATCCAAGAAACGGACAACAATGGTTCAGCGAAAGATTTCATATTAGCCATCATGTATTTATTAGAAACCCGTTTCAAGATTATCAACCAAAAGATGTTAGTACTTGGCAAAAAATAGATGGATATCCATTTGTGTCTAGTGATTGGGTTCGTATTGGTGTGTATTGGAAATCTCCAACGCATTTAGAGTATTATATCAATGGAAACTTGGTTAAGGTTATGGATAATTTAGATACAGTTGGAGGTAAAGATGGAATAGATCCTTTAGGATACACATCTCCAAACCAAACCGCAGATAATACTAGAACAGGATTAAACAAAGAAATGGATATTATCATAAATGCTGAAGTTCAAAATTGGAATGCAGCTGCAGATAGATTTCCAACAGATGAAGAAATCGCAAATTCTCCAGAAGATCATGTTTTAAAAATAGACTGGATTAGAGTTTTTAAACCAGTAAGTAAGTAA
- a CDS encoding alkaline phosphatase D family protein produces the protein MNRTYNFCNRRLSILFLICLIFSVKAQENLLKLPDYIAPKDRIAFALYTIHENTLKLTAQFYPIKNVEPFEASLEVFKNNKWEKVAETRIIYPGYTAPFRVENWDDTKELKYRVNHNNTAYYEGILRKNPIDKDEFIMAAFTCNSIYPGHGGDISRNDIIENVKKIKPDLLFFSGDQVYDHSQHYLYWLKFGKDFEEIIRNTPTITIPDDHDIGQGNLWGQGGKKANSRRGISGGYYMPIEYIKEVERAQTSHLPDAYDATPIGQGIGVYYTDLKWGGMSFAILEDRKFKSGLDLVAEKNPDVFPNGSYEAIFNPNVDTKKMDVEGLVLLGDRQLKFLEDWTTDWKDASMKTVLSQTIFSQVNNYSGKHDRELLADFDTNAWPQTGRNKALSVIRKSFSVMVAGDQHLGSVVKHGVDDFGDAGYSFCTPAIANFWLRWWDPKKAGANQEKNAPKYTGDFLDGFQNKMTVKAVGNPTLPEIKEGGKLSTRAAGYGIVRYHKKTRAITFECWGRNVNITDAKSKQYPGWPITIQQSDNYTIKNGYELPGLTISKPDQVVTIHNSETNELISSLRIKGSKYQAKVPKEGLYTITIGEGKNIRVLQNIKAKKRNRIRKKVIID, from the coding sequence ATGAACAGAACGTACAATTTTTGTAATAGAAGATTGAGTATATTATTTTTAATATGCTTAATTTTTTCAGTAAAGGCACAAGAAAACTTACTGAAGTTACCAGATTATATAGCACCAAAAGATAGAATAGCATTTGCTTTATATACAATTCACGAAAACACGTTAAAGCTTACAGCACAGTTTTATCCAATAAAAAATGTAGAACCTTTTGAAGCTAGTTTAGAAGTTTTTAAAAATAACAAATGGGAAAAAGTAGCAGAAACTCGAATTATTTATCCAGGTTACACAGCTCCATTTAGAGTAGAAAATTGGGATGATACTAAAGAGTTGAAATATAGAGTAAATCATAACAATACTGCTTACTACGAAGGAATTTTAAGGAAGAATCCGATAGATAAAGATGAGTTTATTATGGCTGCATTTACTTGCAACTCTATTTATCCAGGACATGGTGGAGATATTTCAAGAAATGATATAATAGAGAATGTAAAAAAGATAAAACCAGATTTACTTTTTTTCTCAGGCGATCAAGTATACGATCATAGTCAGCATTATTTGTATTGGTTAAAATTTGGTAAAGATTTCGAAGAAATTATCAGAAATACACCAACGATAACTATTCCAGACGATCATGATATTGGTCAAGGAAATCTTTGGGGACAAGGTGGAAAAAAAGCAAATTCTCGAAGAGGAATATCAGGTGGATATTACATGCCAATTGAATATATAAAAGAAGTAGAAAGAGCACAAACGAGTCATTTACCAGACGCTTACGATGCTACTCCAATTGGACAAGGAATTGGTGTGTATTATACAGACTTAAAATGGGGAGGAATGAGTTTTGCAATCTTAGAGGATAGAAAGTTTAAGTCTGGACTCGATTTAGTTGCTGAAAAAAATCCAGATGTTTTTCCGAATGGTTCTTATGAAGCTATTTTCAATCCAAATGTAGATACTAAGAAAATGGATGTAGAAGGACTTGTTTTATTAGGAGACAGGCAACTTAAATTTTTAGAAGATTGGACTACCGATTGGAAAGATGCAAGTATGAAAACGGTGTTATCTCAAACTATTTTTTCACAGGTAAATAATTATTCAGGAAAACATGATAGAGAGCTTTTAGCTGATTTTGATACGAATGCTTGGCCGCAAACAGGAAGAAATAAAGCATTGTCTGTAATTAGAAAAAGTTTTTCTGTAATGGTTGCAGGTGATCAACATTTAGGAAGTGTTGTTAAACATGGGGTTGATGATTTTGGAGATGCTGGATATTCTTTCTGTACACCAGCCATTGCAAATTTTTGGTTGCGTTGGTGGGATCCAAAAAAAGCGGGAGCAAATCAAGAGAAAAATGCACCAAAATATACGGGTGATTTCCTAGATGGTTTTCAAAATAAAATGACGGTAAAAGCAGTTGGTAATCCAACTTTACCAGAAATAAAAGAAGGAGGGAAGTTATCTACAAGAGCTGCAGGTTATGGTATTGTTCGTTATCACAAGAAAACTAGAGCTATTACTTTCGAATGTTGGGGAAGAAATGTAAATATAACAGATGCGAAAAGTAAGCAATATCCAGGTTGGCCAATTACAATACAACAGTCAGATAATTATACCATTAAAAACGGTTATGAATTACCAGGATTAACTATTTCAAAACCAGACCAAGTTGTAACGATTCATAATTCAGAAACTAATGAATTGATATCTTCTTTAAGAATAAAAGGTTCAAAATATCAAGCAAAAGTTCCTAAAGAAGGTTTGTATACTATTACAATTGGAGAAGGTAAAAACATTAGAGTACTTCAAAATATTAAAGCTAAGAAAAGGAACAGAATCAGGAAGAAAGTAATTATTGACTAA